One Brassica napus cultivar Da-Ae chromosome C2, Da-Ae, whole genome shotgun sequence DNA window includes the following coding sequences:
- the LOC106389340 gene encoding uridine/cytidine kinase UKL1, chloroplastic-like isoform X2: MPEDSSSIDYVMEKASGPHFSGLRLDGLLSSPSKSSISSPSHFRSAVPPFSLISDPAAPNQPFVIGVTGGTASGKTTVCDMIIQQLHDHRIVLVNQDSFYRGLTSEELARVQEYNFDHPDAFDTEQLLHCINTLKSGQPYQVPIYDFKTHQRKADAFRQVNACDVIILEGILVFHDSRVRDLMNMKIFVDTDADVRLARRIRRDTVERGRDIDSVLEQYAKFVKPAFDDFVLPSKKYADVIIPRGGDNHVAVDLIVQHIHTKLGQHDLCKIYPNVFVIQSTFQIRGMHTLIREKDISKHDFVFYSDRLIRLVVEHGLGHLPFTEKQVVTPTGAVYSGVDFCKKLCGVSVIRSGESMENALRACCKGIKIGKILIHRVGDNGMQLIYEKLPSDISERHVLLMDPVLGTGNSASQAIELLIQKGVPESHIIFLNLISAPEGIHCVCKRFPSLKIVTSEIDVCINEEYRVIPGLGEFGDRYFGTDD; the protein is encoded by the exons ATGCCGGAAGACTCTTCGTCGATTGACTACGTCATGGAGAAGGCATCGGGGCCTCACTTCTCCGGTCTTCGCCTCGACGGCCTTCTCTCTTCTCCGTCGAAGtcctccatctcttctccttctcaCTTCCGCTCCGCCGTTCCGCCGTTCTCCCTGATCTCCGACCCAGCCGCGCCTAATCAGCCCTTCGTCATCG GAGTTACTGGTGGTACTGCTTCTGGTAAGACCACGGTGTGTGACATGATCATCCAGCAACTTCATGATCATCGCATAGTTCTAGTTAACCAG gatTCCTTTTACCGTGGTTTGACATCTGAAGAACTGGCTCGTGTTCAAGAATACAATTTTGATCATCCTG atGCCTTTGACACTGAGCAGCTTTTGCATTGCATTAATACACTCAAGAGTGGACAACCCTATCAAGTTCCAATTTACGACTTCAAGACCCATCAGCGTAAAGCTGATGCTTTTCGCCAG GTCAATGCTTGTGATGTCATAATTTTGGAAGGGATTCTTGTTTTCCATGACTCACGAGTTCGGGATCTGATGAATATGAAGATCTTCGTTGACACAG ATGCTGATGTGAGACTTGCTCGCAGAATCAGGCGTGACACGGTTGAGAGGGGTAGAGATATTGATTCTGTGCTTGAACAG TATGCAAAGTTTGTGAAGCCCGCATTTGATGATTTTGTGCTCCCTTCAAAGAAATATGCGGATGTGATAATTCCCAGAGGAGGTGACAATCACGTTGCAGTTGATTTGATTGTGCAACATATCCACACAAAACTTGGGCAACATGATCTCTGCAAAATCTACCCAAATGTTTTTGTTATCCAATCAACATTTCAG ATAAGAGGCATGCATACACTTATACGAGAGAAGGACATATCAAAACATGACTTTGTGTTTTACTCAGATCGCCTCATTCGTCTG GTTGTGGAGCATGGTCTTGGCCATTTGCCATTCACTGAGAAACAAGTAGTTACTCCAACAG GAGCTGTGTATAGCGGTGTTGATTTCTGCAAGAAACTTTGTGGGGTCTCAGTCATTAGAAG TGGGGAAAGCATGGAAAACGCTTTACGCGCATGCTGCAAAGGGATTAAAATAGGGAAGATTCTTATCCATCGTGTAGGTGACAATGGAATGCAG CTAATATATGAGAAGCTTCCAAGTGATATCTCCGAGCGCCATGTCCTGCTTATGGATCCCGTTTTAGGCACAG GTAACTCTGCAAGTCAAGCGATAGAACTACTCATACAGAAAGGAGTGCCTGAATCCCACATTATATTCCTCAATCTTATCTCG GCTCCAGAAGGAATCCATTGCGTCTGCAAACGGTTTCCATCGTTGAAGATTGTGACATCGGAAATAGATGTGTGTATAAACGAAGAGTATCGGGTTATACCAGGCTTGGGTGAGTTTGGTGATCGCTACTTTGGTACTGACGATTAA
- the BNAC02G36770D gene encoding uncharacterized protein At3g27210 isoform X1 produces the protein MGSSSSSLNKSAFRTDNMVTPESPTKDISSVEKNDAVVSIVSNSSPSTKKTFESPRKSPTSIPVTSPAVKPRWSFSSSKKSFGSKDETFFDTQQWLQSDSDDDFHSVNGDFTPSRGNTPKCSFSDRPPRIQSLRFQDKKSSRGSSPAPRPRRKKLGELFRDSIRERPEESSAASSALSSPYLSVANSGEFSKAAIEDAGVKEQKKSNRQHHRCLPSFSSCGGSFMERRKKLSSETAVDAVK, from the exons ATGGGTTCGTCTTCGTCGTCGCTCAACAAGTCTGCGTTTAGAACAGACAATATGGTAACACCAGAATCTCCCACGAAGGATATTAGTTCAGTGGAGAAAAACGACGCCGTCGTCTCGATCGTATCTAATTCGTCTCCTTCTACCAAGAAAACCTTTG AATCGCCGAGAAAGAGTCCAACATCGATTCCGGTGACTTCCCCGGCTGTTAAACCTCGGTGgtcgttttcttcttctaaaaaaAGCTTCG GAAGTAAAGATGAAACCTTTTTCGATACGCAGCAATGGCTACAATCTGACTCCGATGATGATTTCCACAGCGTAAATGGCG ATTTCACTCCATCGCGTGGAAACACTCCAAAGTGCAGCTTCTCGGACAGGCCACCTCGTATCCAAAGCCTTAGATTCCAAGACAAGAAGTCTTCTCGTGGCTCTTCTCCAGCGCCAAGACCGAGGAGGAAGAAGCTTGGTGAGCTTTTCAGAGATAGTATTAGAGAACGACCGGAGGAAAGCTCTGCAGCGTCATCAGCTCTAAGCTCTCCTTACCTCTCAGTTGCAAACTCAGGCGAGTTCAGCAAGGCCGCCATTGAAGACGCTGGTGTGAAGGAACAAAAGAAGTCCAACAGGCAGCATCATCGATGTCTTCCTAGTTTCTCTTCATGTGGTGGAAGTTTCATggagaggaggaagaagttGAGCTCTGAAACTGCGGTTGATGCTGTGAAATGA
- the LOC106389340 gene encoding uridine/cytidine kinase UKL1, chloroplastic-like isoform X1 has product MPEDSSSIDYVMEKASGPHFSGLRLDGLLSSPSKSSISSPSHFRSAVPPFSLISDPAAPNQPFVIGVTGGTASGKTTVCDMIIQQLHDHRIVLVNQDSFYRGLTSEELARVQEYNFDHPDAFDTEQLLHCINTLKSGQPYQVPIYDFKTHQRKADAFRQVNACDVIILEGILVFHDSRVRDLMNMKIFVDTDADVRLARRIRRDTVERGRDIDSVLEQYAKFVKPAFDDFVLPSKKYADVIIPRGGDNHVAVDLIVQHIHTKLGQHDLCKIYPNVFVIQSTFQIRGMHTLIREKDISKHDFVFYSDRLIRLVVEHGLGHLPFTEKQVVTPTGAVYSGVDFCKKLCGVSVIRSGESMENALRACCKGIKIGKILIHRVGDNGMQVCAFNSLQRSCLFSKTNKLLKILPRIMNQLIYEKLPSDISERHVLLMDPVLGTGNSASQAIELLIQKGVPESHIIFLNLISAPEGIHCVCKRFPSLKIVTSEIDVCINEEYRVIPGLGEFGDRYFGTDD; this is encoded by the exons ATGCCGGAAGACTCTTCGTCGATTGACTACGTCATGGAGAAGGCATCGGGGCCTCACTTCTCCGGTCTTCGCCTCGACGGCCTTCTCTCTTCTCCGTCGAAGtcctccatctcttctccttctcaCTTCCGCTCCGCCGTTCCGCCGTTCTCCCTGATCTCCGACCCAGCCGCGCCTAATCAGCCCTTCGTCATCG GAGTTACTGGTGGTACTGCTTCTGGTAAGACCACGGTGTGTGACATGATCATCCAGCAACTTCATGATCATCGCATAGTTCTAGTTAACCAG gatTCCTTTTACCGTGGTTTGACATCTGAAGAACTGGCTCGTGTTCAAGAATACAATTTTGATCATCCTG atGCCTTTGACACTGAGCAGCTTTTGCATTGCATTAATACACTCAAGAGTGGACAACCCTATCAAGTTCCAATTTACGACTTCAAGACCCATCAGCGTAAAGCTGATGCTTTTCGCCAG GTCAATGCTTGTGATGTCATAATTTTGGAAGGGATTCTTGTTTTCCATGACTCACGAGTTCGGGATCTGATGAATATGAAGATCTTCGTTGACACAG ATGCTGATGTGAGACTTGCTCGCAGAATCAGGCGTGACACGGTTGAGAGGGGTAGAGATATTGATTCTGTGCTTGAACAG TATGCAAAGTTTGTGAAGCCCGCATTTGATGATTTTGTGCTCCCTTCAAAGAAATATGCGGATGTGATAATTCCCAGAGGAGGTGACAATCACGTTGCAGTTGATTTGATTGTGCAACATATCCACACAAAACTTGGGCAACATGATCTCTGCAAAATCTACCCAAATGTTTTTGTTATCCAATCAACATTTCAG ATAAGAGGCATGCATACACTTATACGAGAGAAGGACATATCAAAACATGACTTTGTGTTTTACTCAGATCGCCTCATTCGTCTG GTTGTGGAGCATGGTCTTGGCCATTTGCCATTCACTGAGAAACAAGTAGTTACTCCAACAG GAGCTGTGTATAGCGGTGTTGATTTCTGCAAGAAACTTTGTGGGGTCTCAGTCATTAGAAG TGGGGAAAGCATGGAAAACGCTTTACGCGCATGCTGCAAAGGGATTAAAATAGGGAAGATTCTTATCCATCGTGTAGGTGACAATGGAATGCAGGTTTGCGCCTTTAACAGTTTACAAAGATCATGTCtcttttctaaaacaaataaacttttaaaaattcttCCTCGCATTATGAATCAGCTAATATATGAGAAGCTTCCAAGTGATATCTCCGAGCGCCATGTCCTGCTTATGGATCCCGTTTTAGGCACAG GTAACTCTGCAAGTCAAGCGATAGAACTACTCATACAGAAAGGAGTGCCTGAATCCCACATTATATTCCTCAATCTTATCTCG GCTCCAGAAGGAATCCATTGCGTCTGCAAACGGTTTCCATCGTTGAAGATTGTGACATCGGAAATAGATGTGTGTATAAACGAAGAGTATCGGGTTATACCAGGCTTGGGTGAGTTTGGTGATCGCTACTTTGGTACTGACGATTAA
- the BNAC02G36770D gene encoding uncharacterized protein At3g27210 isoform X2, translating to MGSSSSSLNKSAFRTDNMVTPESPTKDISSVEKNDAVVSIVSNSSPSTKKTFGSKDETFFDTQQWLQSDSDDDFHSVNGDFTPSRGNTPKCSFSDRPPRIQSLRFQDKKSSRGSSPAPRPRRKKLGELFRDSIRERPEESSAASSALSSPYLSVANSGEFSKAAIEDAGVKEQKKSNRQHHRCLPSFSSCGGSFMERRKKLSSETAVDAVK from the exons ATGGGTTCGTCTTCGTCGTCGCTCAACAAGTCTGCGTTTAGAACAGACAATATGGTAACACCAGAATCTCCCACGAAGGATATTAGTTCAGTGGAGAAAAACGACGCCGTCGTCTCGATCGTATCTAATTCGTCTCCTTCTACCAAGAAAACCTTTG GAAGTAAAGATGAAACCTTTTTCGATACGCAGCAATGGCTACAATCTGACTCCGATGATGATTTCCACAGCGTAAATGGCG ATTTCACTCCATCGCGTGGAAACACTCCAAAGTGCAGCTTCTCGGACAGGCCACCTCGTATCCAAAGCCTTAGATTCCAAGACAAGAAGTCTTCTCGTGGCTCTTCTCCAGCGCCAAGACCGAGGAGGAAGAAGCTTGGTGAGCTTTTCAGAGATAGTATTAGAGAACGACCGGAGGAAAGCTCTGCAGCGTCATCAGCTCTAAGCTCTCCTTACCTCTCAGTTGCAAACTCAGGCGAGTTCAGCAAGGCCGCCATTGAAGACGCTGGTGTGAAGGAACAAAAGAAGTCCAACAGGCAGCATCATCGATGTCTTCCTAGTTTCTCTTCATGTGGTGGAAGTTTCATggagaggaggaagaagttGAGCTCTGAAACTGCGGTTGATGCTGTGAAATGA
- the LOC106389342 gene encoding mavicyanin-like — translation MKMQAVIAILVFAGLMAVKSTLAAQHVMGGSQGWEESVDFDSWSSDQSFKVGDQLVFKYSGLHSVVELGSETAYKSCDLGTTVNSLSSGNDVVKLSKTGTRYFACGTPGHCEQGMKVKVNIVSSDSTAVPSPGSGSSSDSDSSSGHGLRRASIGYMLAVGSLIMGLVWSF, via the exons ATGAAAATGCAAGCAGTTATTGCTATCCTGGTTTTTGCCGGTTTAATGGCGGTTAAGTCAACGTTAGCAGCACAACATGTGATGGGCGGGAGCCAAGGCTGGGAAGAATCCGTTGACTTCGATTCTTGGTCGTCCGATCAATCTTTCAAAGTCGGCGACCAATTGG TTTTTAAATACTCCGGACTACACAGCGTTGTAGAGTTGGGAAGCGAAACGGCATACAAGAGTTGTGACCTGGGAACAACCGTAAATTCCTTAAGCTCTGGAAACGACGTCGTTAAGCTGTCTAAGACCGGTACTCGTTATTTCGCATGTGGGACCCCAGGGCATTGTGAACAAGGTATGAAGGTCAAAGTCAACATTGTCTCTTCTGATTCCACCGCCGTTCCCTCGCCGGGTTCGGGTTCAAGCTCTGACTCGGATTCTAGTTCGGGTCATGGGTTACGACGTGCTTCCATTGGATATATGTTGGCTGTTGGATCGTTGATCATGGGCCTTGTTTGGTCTTTCTGA